A genomic window from Gossypium hirsutum isolate 1008001.06 chromosome D12, Gossypium_hirsutum_v2.1, whole genome shotgun sequence includes:
- the LOC107945554 gene encoding 40S ribosomal protein S6 isoform X2 → MALKRGLSSVGVQRSRSSGSRLPIVILFFFSILTLLVFFVGQGLYISIRRCIVSQDLSVLNLVIVKKGENDLTGLTDTEKPRMRGPKRASKIRKLFNLSKEDDVRKI, encoded by the exons ATGGCGTTGAAGCGGGGACTATCCAGTGTGGGCGTCCAAAGGAGCAGAAGTTCTGGATCTCGATTGCCTATCGtgattctttttttcttctcaattCTGACGCTACTTGTTTTCTTTGTCGGTCAAGGGCTTTACATTTCAA TTCGTCGATGCATTGTTAGTCAGGATCTTTCAGTTTTGAACTTGGTTATTGTGAAAAAGGGTGAAAATGATCTTACTGGACTGACTGACACTGAGAAACCAAGAATGAGGGGTCCGAAGAGAGCATCAAAAATCAGGAAGTTGTTCAACCTGTCTA